One Methylocapsa sp. D3K7 DNA window includes the following coding sequences:
- a CDS encoding phasin family protein translates to MAKAEVDKQAEAKDNPRPRARAIPRSKTSEARAKPNEGEVTVAAIDDSAVKETVAKTNETEAVEMREYAGTETEQLVRQDVRTESNVDAVAVQKIGTEQLESNPSATSSYLDTLQAIAAEASDYSRQSLENHSSFVTKLLGATTFENAIQVQSEHAKASYASFMAFSMKMAEFRAGLVKTFFEPIETAIRAATNR, encoded by the coding sequence ATGGCCAAGGCAGAGGTCGACAAACAGGCTGAGGCCAAAGACAATCCCAGGCCCCGGGCCAGAGCAATTCCCAGGTCTAAGACGAGCGAGGCGAGGGCTAAACCCAATGAGGGCGAAGTGACTGTGGCCGCGATAGATGATTCGGCTGTGAAAGAAACCGTTGCCAAAACCAACGAAACGGAAGCGGTGGAGATGAGGGAATATGCCGGGACTGAGACCGAGCAACTCGTAAGACAAGATGTAAGAACTGAGAGCAACGTTGATGCCGTGGCCGTCCAAAAAATTGGCACGGAGCAACTCGAGTCAAATCCCTCTGCCACCTCGTCTTATCTCGATACGCTCCAAGCGATCGCCGCCGAAGCGAGCGATTATTCGAGACAGTCGCTGGAGAACCATTCTTCTTTCGTTACAAAACTGTTGGGTGCGACGACATTCGAAAACGCCATTCAGGTTCAGTCGGAACATGCCAAGGCGTCTTACGCGAGCTTCATGGCCTTTTCGATGAAAATGGCCGAATTCCGAGCCGGCCTCGTCAAAACGTTTTTCGAGCCGATTGAAACCGCGATCAGGGCGGCAACAAATAGGTAA
- a CDS encoding Hsp70 family protein encodes MESKLVFGIDLGTTYSCIAYVDEHGRPVVAPNSENALTTPSVVYFESADNIVVGQIAKDTSEVYPDLVVQTVKRHMGEPNWLRCLHGRDYRPQDISALILRKVVGDTEQVLGQKIEDVVITCPAYFGNVEKEATRQAGTIAGLNVRFVVPEPMAAAFAYGMDALEGQTIMVYDLGGGTFDGTLLRVPGTILSTVGDLNLGGKDWDDDLLTFFTQKFQVITGVSPDDLLADLQIWQELTNEAEKCKMALSSCNSYKLRVKYGLHNVALEVTRADFEQITRHRLDRTIEETQILFERGREQGVLIETILLVGGSTFMPQIEARLKQEFPSCKLLRRDPNQIVAKGAALIGYKYQIDEEIERLMTPGVSRDQAIETVANATGMTPKAVTLLNKAVLSTVSAKSFGVEIFNKEKNRDEVMNLIQADDPLPINVTRAVYTVVDRQTRVIINVVQNKHRVTGEQHVVPTDECEEIGSAEVVFKNPLPANSQIDVTYTLDLDGILKVEALDVTTGARAVGAFKSGALLSADQLAESRKNVMAIGVS; translated from the coding sequence ATGGAATCGAAACTAGTCTTCGGGATAGATCTTGGAACGACATACTCGTGCATTGCCTACGTCGACGAACATGGCCGACCAGTCGTCGCCCCAAACTCCGAAAACGCCCTCACCACCCCCTCTGTCGTCTATTTTGAGTCTGCAGACAACATTGTCGTCGGTCAGATCGCCAAAGACACCTCCGAGGTCTATCCAGATCTGGTCGTGCAGACGGTGAAGCGCCACATGGGCGAACCTAATTGGTTGCGTTGCCTTCATGGAAGGGACTACCGACCGCAGGATATCTCCGCTCTGATTTTGAGAAAGGTTGTTGGCGATACAGAGCAGGTGCTTGGTCAAAAGATCGAAGATGTCGTGATCACCTGTCCGGCCTATTTCGGCAATGTAGAAAAAGAGGCGACACGGCAAGCCGGGACGATTGCGGGACTGAACGTCCGCTTTGTCGTGCCCGAACCTATGGCCGCCGCCTTTGCCTATGGAATGGATGCCTTGGAAGGCCAGACGATTATGGTCTACGATCTCGGGGGAGGCACGTTTGATGGAACCTTGCTTCGGGTACCTGGCACAATTCTATCGACCGTCGGCGACCTCAATCTCGGCGGGAAGGACTGGGACGACGATCTCCTGACATTTTTCACTCAGAAATTCCAAGTGATTACCGGCGTCTCGCCTGACGACCTCCTCGCCGATCTGCAGATCTGGCAGGAGCTAACGAATGAGGCCGAGAAATGCAAAATGGCTCTCTCGTCCTGTAATTCTTATAAACTGAGAGTCAAATACGGCCTTCATAATGTGGCCCTTGAAGTGACCCGAGCCGACTTTGAACAAATCACACGTCACCGGCTCGACCGCACGATTGAAGAGACTCAGATCTTATTTGAACGAGGCCGCGAGCAAGGGGTTTTGATCGAAACCATCTTATTGGTGGGTGGTTCGACGTTTATGCCCCAGATAGAAGCACGATTGAAGCAGGAATTTCCATCGTGCAAGTTGCTCCGCAGGGACCCGAATCAAATCGTTGCCAAAGGGGCCGCGCTCATCGGTTACAAATATCAAATTGATGAAGAAATCGAGAGACTAATGACGCCCGGAGTGAGCCGGGATCAAGCCATCGAGACAGTTGCGAACGCCACCGGGATGACGCCCAAGGCCGTCACCCTATTGAACAAAGCTGTCCTCAGCACGGTTTCAGCCAAAAGCTTTGGCGTGGAGATATTTAATAAGGAGAAAAACAGGGACGAGGTAATGAATCTCATTCAAGCGGATGATCCTCTGCCAATCAATGTCACTCGTGCGGTTTACACCGTTGTTGATCGACAAACTCGCGTCATTATAAATGTCGTGCAGAATAAGCACAGAGTGACTGGGGAACAGCATGTCGTGCCTACAGACGAGTGCGAGGAAATTGGCTCAGCGGAGGTCGTTTTCAAAAACCCGCTGCCGGCAAACTCCCAGATAGATGTCACCTATACCCTCGACCTTGATGGTATCCTAAAAGTCGAGGCACTCGATGTGACTACCGGCGCCAGGGCCGTTGGCGCATTCAAGTCCGGCGCCTTGTTGTCGGCCGATCAATTGGCAGAATCGCGCAAGAACGTTATGGCTATTGGTGTAAGTTGA
- a CDS encoding DUF3489 domain-containing protein gives MSTLSIEKPQNPMHAAPKKGAAKSNTPSRRKVSSTAKKSPRTVVSKSERVAAAKILPKTDEANFERATKQERMLTLLSRPEGTSIAEMMQATGWQQHSVRGFLAGTVKKKLGFSLTSVKPDDGFRRYRIETRRGR, from the coding sequence ATGTCGACCCTTTCCATCGAGAAGCCCCAGAACCCCATGCACGCCGCACCCAAAAAGGGGGCCGCCAAATCAAATACGCCGTCCCGACGCAAGGTCTCGTCCACCGCCAAGAAATCACCGCGGACTGTTGTCTCGAAGTCCGAGCGAGTCGCCGCCGCGAAGATCTTACCGAAGACTGATGAAGCAAACTTCGAGCGTGCCACCAAGCAGGAACGCATGCTCACTTTGCTTAGCCGGCCGGAGGGGACGAGCATTGCAGAGATGATGCAGGCGACAGGCTGGCAGCAGCATAGCGTGCGTGGGTTTTTGGCGGGTACGGTGAAGAAAAAGCTCGGATTTTCGCTTACATCAGTGAAGCCCGATGATGGTTTTCGCCGTTACCGCATCGAAACGCGCCGCGGCCGCTGA
- a CDS encoding DUF2189 domain-containing protein, translating into MSQSNVITGSDSAPVYRVRKIGPGDLKDALAKGLADFSAKPSHLVFLGLIYPLVGIGLVVGASPQLIFPLLSGFALIGPFAGIGLYEISQARELGLDTSWKHAFAVVRSHAIFPILSLGLLMLVIFGCWLFAAQALYVSLLGPAPPQSFTQFITTIFDTPQGWKLIGFGTGIGFVFAVLALSVSVVSFPMLLDRPIDPEALDVGIEHPVVTPTIDVPIAIQTSIKAVLVNPFTMALWGLIVAGSLAIGFLLFFAGLAVVVPVLAHSTWHLYRRVVEPTGLR; encoded by the coding sequence ATGTCACAGTCTAATGTGATCACCGGTTCGGATTCGGCCCCGGTCTATCGTGTGCGCAAGATCGGCCCAGGGGACCTCAAGGACGCTTTAGCCAAAGGTCTCGCTGATTTCTCGGCGAAACCTTCGCACCTCGTTTTTTTGGGTCTCATCTATCCTCTCGTCGGGATCGGGCTTGTTGTCGGCGCGTCTCCGCAGTTGATCTTCCCCCTTCTATCAGGGTTCGCTCTCATTGGCCCCTTTGCGGGAATTGGCTTATATGAGATAAGCCAAGCGCGGGAGCTTGGCCTCGACACCTCGTGGAAACATGCATTCGCCGTGGTGCGCTCGCATGCGATATTCCCCATCCTCTCGCTCGGCCTCTTAATGCTGGTGATATTCGGGTGCTGGCTCTTTGCGGCCCAGGCTCTTTACGTGTCGCTCCTTGGACCCGCGCCGCCTCAGTCGTTCACCCAATTCATCACGACTATCTTCGACACGCCGCAAGGCTGGAAGCTGATCGGATTTGGCACCGGAATCGGTTTCGTCTTTGCTGTGCTGGCCTTGAGCGTGAGCGTCGTTTCCTTCCCGATGCTTCTCGACCGCCCAATCGATCCTGAAGCCCTTGATGTCGGGATCGAGCACCCAGTCGTAACGCCAACAATCGACGTTCCCATCGCCATTCAAACGTCCATCAAGGCCGTGCTCGTGAACCCGTTCACTATGGCGCTTTGGGGATTAATCGTCGCCGGGTCCTTAGCCATCGGTTTCCTGTTGTTTTTTGCCGGTCTCGCGGTCGTGGTGCCCGTTCTCGCGCATTCTACCTGGCATCTTTACCGTAGGGTCGTAGAACCGACCGGCCTTCGGTAA
- the grpE gene encoding nucleotide exchange factor GrpE: MKRPDLDSTETGSKEVVNDAAIFSNPSSSVVIDEESDSEADSAPNSQDDLSALLSHLEARLLDAFNQKLAFDNFKEKQIDRLHEELQGYKSDLLLKAAQPLIAAMIKLHAGAGRLIIGISQEDPTKLTAERIIGFFDNFRDEIADILAARGVEMFLTAVGEQFDVRRQSSVGTVETSNLALAGRVAETAQPGFELGSTVLSKEKVKIYSATCSGADEPKS; encoded by the coding sequence ATGAAGCGTCCAGATCTGGATAGTACGGAAACAGGTTCTAAGGAGGTCGTAAATGACGCCGCCATCTTTTCTAACCCGTCATCGTCTGTCGTAATCGACGAGGAGAGCGACAGTGAGGCAGATAGCGCACCGAATTCTCAGGATGATTTGTCCGCGCTGCTGTCGCATTTGGAAGCGCGGTTGCTCGATGCCTTCAATCAAAAGCTCGCGTTTGACAACTTCAAAGAAAAACAGATCGATCGTCTACATGAAGAGCTTCAAGGCTATAAAAGCGACTTGCTCCTGAAAGCCGCGCAGCCCTTAATCGCCGCCATGATCAAGCTGCACGCTGGTGCCGGCCGTCTAATCATCGGAATCTCGCAGGAGGATCCAACCAAGCTAACAGCTGAACGGATTATCGGCTTCTTTGATAATTTTCGCGACGAGATTGCCGATATCCTCGCAGCGCGGGGGGTCGAGATGTTCCTGACTGCTGTCGGTGAGCAATTCGATGTGCGGCGACAGTCTTCTGTCGGGACTGTGGAAACATCGAATTTAGCGTTAGCAGGTCGCGTTGCCGAGACCGCGCAACCCGGATTTGAGCTGGGCTCGACCGTGCTGAGCAAGGAGAAGGTCAAGATTTACTCAGCCACTTGCTCCGGTGCTGACGAACCGAAGTCCTGA
- a CDS encoding beta-propeller fold lactonase family protein codes for MGAVIAYVVSGTVAASVVTPVDTVGNTVGSPVVIGGGAQSIAVTPNGKMVYVPNGVLNTVTPIRTATNTALPPIPVGSEPFAMVVTPNGRTVYVGNTSSASVTPIRVSTNSPLADIPVGNVPARVVITPNGRTVYTVNATDNTVTPIQVSTHTAGPAIPVGGFPNSAAITPDGKTLYVGNLNDSTVTPIHVPTNTAGPPIPVGNQPVAIVVTPNGKTAYVSNQGDDTVTPIHVRTNTVLPAIPVGHQPFDMAVTPNGRTLYVLNSGGDTVTPIRVATNTAGAPIPVPHQPFTLAITPDGKTLYVTGGANLLIPIHTSTNHPGTPVVVGVSPSAIAFAILGWQFPW; via the coding sequence ATGGGCGCAGTGATCGCGTACGTGGTATCCGGCACAGTTGCTGCCAGCGTGGTGACGCCGGTGGATACGGTCGGCAATACCGTCGGTTCACCCGTCGTAATCGGGGGCGGAGCGCAGTCGATCGCGGTGACGCCCAATGGCAAGATGGTCTATGTCCCCAACGGTGTGCTTAACACTGTGACCCCGATCCGCACGGCAACCAACACGGCCCTTCCGCCGATACCGGTTGGCAGCGAACCGTTCGCGATGGTCGTGACACCCAACGGTAGGACCGTCTACGTCGGGAACACCAGTTCGGCCTCGGTGACGCCGATCCGCGTCTCGACCAACAGCCCACTGGCCGACATCCCGGTTGGCAACGTACCGGCCCGCGTGGTGATCACACCCAATGGCAGGACCGTCTACACGGTAAATGCCACGGACAACACCGTCACACCGATCCAGGTATCGACCCATACCGCCGGGCCGGCCATCCCGGTCGGGGGGTTCCCGAACTCCGCCGCCATCACCCCCGACGGCAAAACGCTCTACGTCGGCAACCTCAACGATTCCACTGTGACTCCGATCCACGTGCCGACCAACACGGCAGGACCGCCGATTCCGGTCGGCAATCAACCCGTCGCCATCGTCGTCACTCCGAATGGCAAGACGGCTTACGTCTCCAACCAAGGCGACGACACCGTGACTCCGATCCACGTCCGGACCAACACAGTCCTGCCCGCCATCCCAGTAGGCCACCAGCCCTTTGACATGGCCGTCACACCCAACGGACGGACGCTCTACGTCCTCAACTCTGGTGGCGACACCGTGACACCGATCCGGGTGGCCACCAACACGGCAGGCGCCCCCATTCCGGTCCCGCATCAGCCGTTCACGCTCGCCATCACTCCGGACGGCAAGACGCTCTACGTGACCGGCGGCGCCAATTTGCTCATTCCAATCCATACCTCGACCAACCATCCTGGGACGCCCGTCGTCGTCGGGGTGTCGCCCAGCGCCATCGCCTTCGCCATTCTGGGATGGCAGTTCCCTTGGTAG
- a CDS encoding phasin family protein, giving the protein MAYLFDGFQKFGKEHLEAVAKSTSSLANSWQTIAAESSDYSKKSIENGSAFFEKLLGAKSFESAIQIQSEYAKTFFEGLVGYVTKTGELYSNLAKEAFKPIETAITKVQAVKE; this is encoded by the coding sequence ATGGCCTACTTGTTTGATGGTTTCCAGAAATTCGGCAAAGAGCACCTTGAGGCCGTGGCCAAGTCGACCTCTTCCCTTGCCAATAGCTGGCAGACGATCGCCGCAGAATCGAGCGACTACTCGAAAAAGTCGATCGAGAACGGTTCCGCTTTCTTTGAAAAGTTGCTCGGCGCAAAGTCTTTCGAAAGCGCCATTCAGATTCAGTCCGAGTATGCCAAGACGTTTTTCGAGGGGCTCGTTGGGTATGTAACGAAAACGGGTGAACTCTATTCCAACTTGGCCAAAGAGGCATTCAAACCCATCGAAACGGCGATCACCAAGGTGCAAGCCGTCAAAGAGTAG
- the phbB gene encoding acetoacetyl-CoA reductase encodes MRVAVITGGMGGLGDSISAKMHAAGYRVVVTHSPSNTKAKDWISEHKASGREFSAYPVDVADFDSCKECVARIAEEVGPVDILVNNAGITRDTTFKKMSKGDWDLVIRTNLDSVFNMTKQVMDGMVDRGWGRVVNVSSVNGSKGAFGQTNYSAAKAGMHGFTKALALEVARKGVTVNTISPGYIGTKMVMAIPKDVLDTKILPQIPLGRLGKPEEIAGLIIYLCSDEAAFVTGANIAINGGQHMQ; translated from the coding sequence ATGCGCGTTGCAGTAATCACGGGTGGAATGGGCGGGCTTGGCGATTCGATCAGCGCGAAAATGCACGCGGCCGGCTACCGGGTTGTGGTCACCCATTCGCCGAGCAATACGAAAGCAAAGGACTGGATCTCCGAACACAAGGCCAGCGGTCGCGAATTCAGTGCTTACCCGGTCGACGTAGCGGATTTCGATTCCTGCAAGGAGTGCGTCGCACGGATTGCCGAAGAAGTCGGACCCGTTGATATTCTGGTCAACAACGCGGGTATAACCCGCGACACCACGTTCAAGAAAATGAGTAAGGGCGACTGGGATTTGGTCATACGCACCAATCTCGACTCGGTCTTCAACATGACCAAACAGGTCATGGATGGCATGGTCGACCGCGGCTGGGGGCGTGTCGTCAACGTATCCTCGGTAAATGGCTCAAAGGGGGCATTCGGACAAACCAACTATTCAGCCGCGAAGGCCGGAATGCACGGCTTCACCAAGGCGTTGGCGCTCGAGGTTGCGCGCAAAGGGGTTACCGTCAACACCATCTCGCCTGGGTACATCGGCACCAAGATGGTCATGGCGATCCCGAAGGATGTGCTCGATACGAAGATTCTGCCACAGATCCCGCTTGGACGCCTCGGCAAGCCCGAAGAAATTGCAGGTCTTATCATCTACCTATGCTCGGACGAGGCGGCGTTCGTGACCGGTGCCAATATCGCGATCAACGGCGGCCAACACATGCAGTAG
- a CDS encoding bifunctional UDP-sugar hydrolase/5'-nucleotidase, producing the protein MSRREFLAESAAAGATLLLPAGRAAAAGKKKTFIILHTNDLHSNLIGMAPALDYTPFTLNDDATRGGFARLATLIAKRKAARKDLGPVLVLDAGDYSMGTAFAAATRETGCELQLLSRMGCDVTTFGNHDFDLGPDGTAQAITVAAKAGRVPAVVASNIDFTANDVTLAGLQRLAKDTVVRHYFVIERGGMRFGIFGLLGKEAQFYTGGAGAVKFADPIETAREIVKLLRETEKVDVVIALSHGGVEKGKDGRFTDGEDVRLSIAVPGIDVVIGARSHTELREAIIVNGRTPVVQTGKYGENLGELVITLANGKLTVESYRLYPIDDTIAGDRTIAKEIDKFKKTVSEVAFASRGYSIDQPLAVAPQDIPNTFTDIEASTLLANLCTDAFRNATRADIGFTANGMMRAGFTRGKSGVQTVYDVFAVAPLGAGVVDPTAGSTLVTGYFTGEELKDLLEFFLVDNPAHPGEYFPRASGMRFRYDPSRPQFDVVTSIEVGNLDRGYRAIDITGKDERLYSLTCPLMLGQIVVAIPKYTKGKLALVPKNKEGQPLKSKVEALNDPRTDTPDLLPPTGTVDHSSVDTVTQKGAIREIKEWQAIMDHLRSLPVKNPSELPVIPVDERAAEVRANKVG; encoded by the coding sequence TTGTCTCGACGTGAGTTCCTGGCTGAGTCAGCGGCAGCCGGTGCAACCCTTCTCCTGCCCGCAGGCAGGGCCGCGGCTGCGGGCAAGAAGAAGACCTTCATCATTCTGCACACCAACGACCTTCATTCGAACCTGATTGGGATGGCCCCAGCTCTGGACTATACCCCGTTCACGCTCAACGACGATGCAACGCGGGGTGGGTTCGCGCGCCTGGCCACTTTGATCGCAAAGCGGAAGGCGGCGCGCAAGGACCTTGGCCCTGTTCTCGTGCTTGACGCGGGTGACTACAGCATGGGGACCGCGTTCGCGGCTGCTACCCGTGAGACCGGCTGCGAGCTTCAGCTGCTGTCCCGGATGGGTTGCGACGTCACTACATTTGGCAACCATGATTTCGACCTCGGGCCTGACGGCACGGCCCAGGCCATCACGGTGGCCGCCAAGGCTGGCCGGGTTCCGGCGGTGGTCGCATCGAATATCGACTTCACGGCGAATGACGTAACACTGGCCGGTCTCCAACGCTTGGCCAAGGATACGGTCGTCCGCCACTACTTTGTGATCGAGCGCGGTGGCATGCGTTTTGGCATCTTCGGTCTGCTCGGCAAAGAAGCGCAATTCTATACCGGCGGCGCCGGTGCGGTGAAGTTCGCCGATCCCATTGAGACCGCCCGGGAGATAGTGAAGCTCCTCCGCGAGACAGAGAAGGTGGATGTGGTCATCGCGCTCAGCCATGGCGGCGTAGAGAAAGGCAAGGACGGCCGCTTTACTGACGGTGAGGACGTGCGCCTGTCTATCGCCGTGCCGGGCATCGACGTGGTTATCGGCGCCCGCAGCCACACAGAACTGCGCGAGGCGATCATCGTCAACGGCCGCACGCCCGTGGTCCAGACGGGGAAGTACGGCGAAAACCTCGGCGAACTGGTGATCACGTTGGCCAATGGCAAACTGACGGTCGAGTCCTACCGGCTTTACCCGATCGACGACACCATCGCCGGTGACCGGACCATTGCCAAGGAAATCGACAAGTTCAAGAAGACGGTCTCCGAGGTTGCGTTCGCGTCGCGCGGCTACAGCATCGATCAGCCACTGGCGGTGGCGCCGCAGGACATTCCCAATACGTTTACGGACATCGAAGCCAGCACCCTTCTTGCCAACCTTTGCACCGACGCCTTCAGAAACGCCACGAGGGCGGACATCGGGTTCACCGCCAACGGAATGATGCGCGCCGGCTTCACCCGGGGAAAGTCGGGCGTGCAAACGGTCTACGATGTGTTCGCCGTCGCCCCGCTTGGCGCTGGTGTCGTGGACCCCACGGCCGGCAGCACGCTCGTGACCGGCTATTTCACCGGCGAGGAGCTGAAAGATCTGCTGGAGTTTTTTCTCGTGGATAACCCAGCCCATCCCGGCGAGTATTTCCCCCGGGCATCCGGGATGAGGTTCCGCTACGACCCGTCACGCCCACAATTCGACGTCGTGACGTCCATCGAGGTGGGAAACCTCGATCGCGGCTACCGAGCGATCGACATCACTGGGAAGGACGAGCGGTTGTATAGCCTCACGTGCCCGCTGATGCTCGGCCAGATTGTCGTGGCTATCCCCAAATATACCAAGGGCAAACTCGCTCTTGTACCCAAGAACAAGGAGGGCCAGCCCCTCAAATCGAAGGTCGAGGCACTCAACGACCCTCGCACTGACACGCCCGACCTGCTGCCCCCGACAGGTACTGTGGATCACAGCAGTGTCGACACTGTGACGCAGAAAGGCGCGATCCGGGAGATCAAGGAATGGCAGGCGATCATGGATCACCTACGCAGTCTCCCGGTCAAAAACCCGAGCGAACTGCCAGTGATTCCCGTGGATGAGCGC